The Arthrobacter sp. NicSoilC5 genome has a window encoding:
- the pta gene encoding phosphate acetyltransferase, whose protein sequence is MAKGIYVSATTPGSGKSLVALGLADTLHRHADRIGFFKPVVHGPSAADDPMVALMKARFALDDERCRGGLTYDEVRTLLAEGNRAEIDARCVEIFADIARHCDVVIVEGTDLVGQDSAVEFDLNARLANNLATPVVAVVGAKGRTVPETAAAVEVARKELAAERCALLAIMVNRASASDLDAIAAALKPGASGRPVYILPELEEIARPTTGEVAAALGVRQIAGTPDMERDVKDIKVAAMNVGNFLNVLDEGALVIVPGDRADVMVACLASSFSPEFPVASALILTGGLAPDANIYPLLAQAPFPVFAADEDTYQTARRVSEVRSEIWSGHRRKVASALGLWSRRVDEAELVERLHLPRAERMTPLRFLHDLIERARAQRRHVVLPEGTDVRILRAAEILHRRDVCDLTLLGPESDVRELAAANGIDLSGITVIDPATSDLRLKFAEKYAELRAHKGVDLPKALEIMQDVSYFGTMMVQLGVVDGMVSGAAHTTAHTIRPALEFVKTREGVKIVSSVFLMLMPDRVLVYGDCAVNPDPNVEQLADIALASAETAAQFGVEPRVAMLSYSTGGSGAGEAVDEVRQATELVRERRPDLAVEGPIQYDAAVDASIAASKMPGSSVAGQATVFIFPDLNTGNNTYKAVQQSSGAVAVGPVLQGLRKPVNDLSRGCTVEDIVNTVAITAIQAQSPAQTQAPAQAKATAEAPAS, encoded by the coding sequence ATGGCCAAAGGCATCTACGTCAGCGCAACCACCCCCGGCTCGGGCAAGTCCCTTGTGGCCCTTGGCCTGGCGGACACCCTGCACCGGCACGCGGACAGGATCGGCTTCTTCAAACCGGTGGTCCACGGGCCCTCGGCTGCCGATGACCCCATGGTGGCCCTGATGAAGGCCCGGTTCGCCCTGGATGACGAGCGATGCCGCGGCGGCCTGACCTACGACGAGGTCCGCACTCTCCTCGCGGAAGGAAACCGGGCGGAAATTGATGCCCGGTGCGTGGAGATTTTCGCCGACATCGCGCGCCACTGCGACGTGGTGATCGTGGAGGGCACTGACCTGGTGGGCCAGGACTCCGCCGTCGAGTTCGACCTCAACGCCCGGCTGGCGAACAACTTGGCCACGCCCGTTGTGGCCGTGGTGGGCGCCAAGGGGCGGACCGTCCCTGAGACCGCTGCCGCCGTCGAAGTTGCCCGCAAGGAACTGGCCGCCGAACGGTGTGCGCTGCTGGCCATCATGGTGAACAGGGCCAGCGCCAGCGACCTGGACGCCATCGCGGCTGCCCTGAAACCCGGCGCTTCCGGCCGCCCGGTGTACATCCTGCCGGAGCTGGAGGAGATCGCCCGCCCCACCACCGGGGAAGTGGCTGCGGCGCTGGGCGTCCGCCAGATCGCGGGAACGCCGGACATGGAGCGGGACGTCAAGGACATCAAGGTTGCCGCGATGAACGTGGGCAACTTCCTGAACGTGCTGGACGAGGGTGCCCTGGTGATCGTGCCGGGGGACCGGGCGGACGTGATGGTGGCGTGCCTGGCCTCGTCCTTCTCGCCCGAATTTCCGGTGGCGTCGGCGCTTATCCTCACCGGTGGCCTGGCCCCGGACGCCAACATCTACCCGCTCCTGGCACAGGCGCCGTTCCCTGTCTTTGCCGCGGACGAGGACACCTACCAGACGGCCCGCCGGGTGTCAGAGGTGCGCAGCGAAATCTGGTCGGGGCACCGGCGCAAGGTGGCCTCCGCGCTGGGCCTCTGGTCCCGCCGGGTGGACGAGGCCGAGCTGGTGGAGCGGCTGCATTTGCCGCGGGCGGAACGGATGACGCCGCTGCGGTTCCTGCATGACCTGATCGAGCGGGCCCGGGCCCAGCGCCGCCACGTGGTGCTCCCGGAGGGGACGGACGTAAGGATCCTGCGGGCTGCCGAGATCCTGCACCGCCGCGACGTCTGCGACCTGACGCTCCTGGGCCCGGAGTCCGACGTCCGGGAGCTGGCAGCCGCCAACGGCATCGACCTGTCCGGCATCACTGTCATCGACCCCGCCACCTCCGACCTGCGGCTGAAGTTCGCCGAGAAGTACGCGGAGCTGAGGGCGCACAAGGGCGTGGACCTGCCCAAGGCGCTGGAGATCATGCAGGACGTCAGCTACTTCGGCACCATGATGGTCCAGCTGGGCGTGGTGGACGGGATGGTGTCCGGTGCCGCCCACACCACGGCGCACACCATCCGGCCGGCCCTGGAGTTCGTGAAGACGCGCGAGGGCGTGAAGATCGTGTCCTCGGTGTTCCTGATGCTGATGCCGGACCGGGTGCTGGTTTACGGCGACTGCGCCGTCAATCCGGACCCGAACGTGGAGCAGCTGGCGGACATCGCCCTGGCCTCGGCGGAGACCGCCGCCCAATTTGGGGTGGAACCGCGGGTGGCCATGCTGTCCTACTCCACCGGCGGCTCCGGCGCGGGCGAGGCCGTGGACGAGGTGCGGCAGGCCACCGAACTGGTGCGCGAGCGCCGCCCGGACCTCGCCGTGGAAGGGCCCATCCAGTACGACGCCGCCGTGGACGCCTCCATCGCCGCGTCCAAGATGCCGGGTTCCTCCGTGGCCGGCCAAGCCACGGTGTTCATCTTCCCGGACCTGAACACCGGCAACAACACGTACAAGGCCGTGCAGCAGAGCTCCGGGGCCGTGGCGGTGGGGCCGGTCCTGCAGGGGCTGAGGAAACCGGTCAACGACCTCTCCCGCGGCTGCACAGTTGAGGACATCGTGAACACGGTGGCCATCACGGCCATCCAGGCCCAGTCCCCAGCGCAAACACAGGCCCCAGCGCAGGCGAAAGCCACGGCGGAGGCACCGGCCTCATAG
- the paaK gene encoding phenylacetate--CoA ligase PaaK yields MTLHAPETPAAAVSTQDTAAGIDPGLDREETISRDELEALQLSRLQHTVAYAYERVPLYKRKFDEAGIHPNDLRELEDLGNFPFTTKDDLREEYPFGMFAVPQNEVARIHASSGTTGRPTVVGYTKQDLADWAKLVARSFRASGIRPGMKVHNAYGYGLFTGGLGAHAGAEALGCTVIPMSGGQTERQIQLIQDFKPDAILATPTYLLTIADAMAHMGIDPASTSLKFAVLGAEPWTQEMRHELEVMMNIKACDIYGLSEVMGPGVAGESVETQDGSHIWEDHFRPEIIDAFNPVAGKENVLRDGEHGELVFTSLTKEALPIIRYRTKDLTRLLPGSARPAHRRMGRITGRSDDMIILRGVNLFPSQIEEIALRIPELSPHFQLELTRPEGQRMDQLTVRIERRDAVTVEQSTTAARTLKEQIKIHVGSSCTVNVVEPGSLERSNGKLRRIYDMRPKA; encoded by the coding sequence ATGACCCTGCATGCCCCCGAAACCCCCGCCGCTGCCGTTTCCACCCAGGACACCGCAGCCGGCATCGACCCTGGACTGGACCGCGAGGAAACCATCTCCCGCGACGAGCTCGAAGCCCTCCAGCTCAGCCGGCTGCAACACACCGTGGCCTACGCCTATGAGCGGGTCCCGCTGTACAAGCGCAAGTTCGACGAGGCCGGCATCCACCCCAACGACCTGCGTGAACTCGAGGACCTGGGCAACTTCCCCTTCACCACCAAGGACGACCTGCGGGAGGAATACCCGTTCGGCATGTTCGCGGTGCCGCAGAATGAAGTGGCCCGGATCCACGCCAGCTCCGGCACCACCGGCCGGCCCACCGTCGTCGGCTACACCAAGCAGGACCTGGCCGACTGGGCCAAGCTGGTGGCCCGCAGCTTCCGCGCCTCCGGCATCCGCCCCGGCATGAAGGTCCACAACGCCTACGGCTATGGCCTGTTCACCGGCGGCCTGGGCGCCCACGCCGGCGCGGAAGCCCTGGGCTGCACCGTGATCCCCATGTCTGGCGGCCAGACCGAACGCCAGATCCAGCTGATCCAGGACTTCAAGCCGGACGCCATCCTGGCCACACCCACCTACCTGCTCACCATCGCCGACGCCATGGCGCACATGGGCATCGACCCCGCCTCCACCTCCCTGAAGTTCGCCGTGCTCGGCGCCGAGCCGTGGACCCAGGAGATGCGGCACGAGCTCGAGGTCATGATGAACATCAAGGCGTGCGACATCTACGGCCTGTCCGAGGTCATGGGCCCGGGTGTCGCCGGCGAGTCCGTGGAAACCCAGGACGGCAGCCACATCTGGGAGGACCACTTCCGCCCCGAAATCATCGACGCCTTCAACCCGGTGGCGGGCAAGGAGAACGTCCTGCGCGACGGCGAGCACGGCGAACTGGTCTTCACCTCGCTCACTAAGGAAGCGCTGCCCATCATCCGCTACCGCACCAAGGACCTCACCCGCCTGCTGCCCGGCAGCGCCCGCCCGGCTCACCGCCGGATGGGCCGCATCACCGGCCGCAGCGACGACATGATCATCCTGCGCGGCGTGAACCTGTTCCCGTCCCAGATCGAGGAAATCGCCCTCCGCATCCCCGAGCTGAGCCCGCACTTCCAACTCGAACTGACCCGCCCGGAAGGGCAGCGGATGGACCAGCTGACGGTCCGGATCGAACGGCGCGACGCGGTCACCGTTGAGCAGAGCACGACGGCGGCACGCACCTTGAAGGAGCAGATCAAGATCCACGTGGGTTCTTCGTGCACCGTGAACGTGGTGGAGCCGGGCTCGCTGGAGCGGTCCAACGGCAAACTGCGCCGCATCTACGACATGCGGCCGAAGGCATAA
- a CDS encoding aldehyde dehydrogenase (NADP(+)) — MSAGVNAAVEAAASAFEKGRTVDPNTRAGWLEAIAAGLEQDASGLVETAVRETHLGTPRLEGELKRTVFQLRLLADEIRRGEHFDATIDHDDPAWGMGPRPDLRRYNVPLGVVGVFGASNFPFAFSVMGGDSASALAAGCSVVHKAHDAHRELAARTAQVVTEALEKAGAPHGLFSMVTGRQAGEALVDHPLVKAIGFTGSTAGGRALLNRIAARPEPIPFFGELGGINAVFVAPGAWSARRAETIKGYAGSFTLGMGQFCTKPGLLFVPAGDTEALRNQLGEALAGFSPARLLSDRLHAGYTDAVTTLRDSGGVEVLLEGDFAEHPAPTLLRTTAEEVRKNPGLLRQEMFGPASLVVEYQDQAELPELAALLEGQLTTTLQAEEDDDVSELAARLADLSGRVLWNGWPTGVTVSYAQHHGGPYPATTSNTTSVGTAAIRRFLRPVAYQSFPATRLPEPLQDSNPWQVPQRVDGVWRHPAPDASRDGAGTGVYQ; from the coding sequence ATGAGCGCAGGAGTGAACGCCGCCGTCGAGGCCGCAGCATCCGCCTTTGAAAAGGGCCGGACCGTGGACCCCAACACCCGCGCGGGTTGGCTCGAAGCCATCGCCGCCGGGCTGGAGCAGGATGCTTCCGGGCTGGTGGAAACGGCCGTCCGGGAGACCCATTTGGGCACCCCGCGGCTGGAGGGCGAGCTCAAGCGCACCGTTTTCCAGCTGCGGCTGTTAGCGGACGAGATCCGCCGCGGCGAGCACTTCGATGCCACCATCGACCACGACGACCCGGCCTGGGGCATGGGGCCGCGGCCGGACCTCCGGCGGTACAACGTGCCCCTCGGCGTGGTGGGGGTATTTGGTGCCTCCAATTTCCCCTTCGCGTTCAGCGTGATGGGCGGGGACAGTGCCTCGGCCCTGGCGGCGGGCTGCTCCGTGGTGCACAAGGCCCATGACGCCCACCGCGAACTTGCGGCCCGTACCGCCCAGGTGGTGACCGAGGCCCTGGAGAAGGCCGGGGCGCCGCATGGCCTCTTCTCGATGGTGACCGGCCGGCAGGCGGGGGAGGCCCTTGTTGACCATCCCCTGGTCAAAGCCATCGGGTTCACCGGCTCCACCGCCGGCGGCCGTGCGCTGCTCAACCGGATTGCGGCACGCCCCGAACCCATCCCGTTCTTCGGCGAACTGGGCGGGATCAATGCCGTCTTCGTGGCGCCCGGCGCGTGGTCAGCCCGGCGGGCGGAGACCATCAAGGGCTATGCCGGTTCCTTCACCCTGGGCATGGGCCAGTTCTGCACCAAGCCCGGGCTGCTGTTCGTCCCCGCCGGGGACACGGAGGCGCTCCGCAACCAGCTGGGGGAGGCGCTGGCAGGATTCAGTCCCGCCCGGCTCCTCAGCGACCGCCTGCACGCCGGCTACACCGACGCCGTCACCACGCTCCGGGACAGCGGGGGAGTGGAAGTCCTGCTGGAAGGGGACTTTGCGGAGCACCCCGCGCCCACGCTCCTGCGCACCACGGCGGAGGAGGTCCGAAAGAACCCCGGCCTGCTGCGGCAGGAAATGTTCGGCCCCGCCAGCTTGGTGGTGGAGTACCAGGACCAGGCGGAGCTGCCGGAGCTGGCGGCGCTGCTCGAAGGGCAGCTGACCACCACGCTGCAGGCAGAAGAGGACGACGACGTCTCCGAACTCGCTGCCCGGCTGGCGGACCTCAGCGGGAGGGTCCTCTGGAACGGCTGGCCCACCGGTGTGACGGTCAGTTACGCCCAGCACCACGGCGGCCCCTACCCGGCCACCACCTCGAACACCACCTCCGTGGGGACGGCGGCCATCCGCCGCTTCCTCCGCCCGGTGGCGTACCAGTCGTTCCCCGCAACGCGGCTGCCCGAACCCCTGCAGGACAGCAATCCGTGGCAGGTCCCGCAAAGGGTCGACGGCGTCTGGCGGCACCCTGCGCCGGACGCCTCCCGTGACGGGGCCGGGACGGGGGTGTACCAGTGA
- a CDS encoding L-fuconate dehydratase, with the protein MPSITSINTQDVRFPTSLELDGSDAVNVDPDYSAAYVVIRTDAGDEGHGFVFSCGRGNEILTAAIDAYARLLVGREIDELIGDLGAASRLLIHDSQLRWLGPEKGVTQMACGALVSALWDIRARRENKPLWLLLSEMTPEELVSVVDFTHIRDALSPEEALEILRAGQDGKEQRIAELKADGFPAYTTSPGWLGYSDEKLVRLSKEAAADGFSMIKLKVGGDINDDRRRMALAREAVGGLPIAIDANQRWEVSEAVEWVNQLAEFSPYWIEEPTSTDDVLGHAEIRRGVAPVRVATGEAVQSRIVFKQLLQAGAIDVLQLDSTRVAGVNENIAILLLAAKFGVPVCPHAGGVGLCELVQHFSFFDYAVVGRSQENRMIEFVDHLHEHFAEPVRIVDGRYAAPELPGTGAEMLSASRTRWEFPNGAGWQEVGDRAAVTGAALAPAGAVQ; encoded by the coding sequence ATGCCTTCCATCACGTCCATCAACACCCAGGACGTCCGCTTCCCCACGTCCCTTGAGCTCGACGGTTCAGACGCGGTCAACGTAGACCCTGATTACTCGGCCGCCTATGTGGTGATCCGCACCGATGCGGGCGACGAGGGCCACGGCTTCGTTTTCAGCTGCGGCCGCGGCAACGAAATCCTGACTGCAGCCATCGACGCCTACGCCCGCCTGCTGGTGGGCCGCGAGATCGACGAGCTCATCGGTGACCTGGGGGCGGCCTCCAGGCTCCTCATCCATGACTCCCAGCTCCGTTGGCTGGGCCCGGAAAAGGGCGTGACGCAGATGGCCTGCGGCGCCCTGGTCAGCGCCCTGTGGGACATCCGTGCCCGCCGGGAAAACAAGCCCCTCTGGCTCCTCCTCAGTGAGATGACACCCGAGGAACTGGTCAGCGTGGTGGACTTTACCCATATCCGTGATGCCCTCAGCCCGGAGGAGGCACTGGAGATCCTCCGTGCCGGCCAGGACGGCAAGGAACAGCGCATCGCCGAACTCAAGGCCGACGGCTTCCCCGCCTACACCACCTCTCCGGGGTGGCTGGGCTACAGCGACGAGAAACTGGTCCGGCTCAGCAAGGAGGCCGCAGCCGACGGGTTCTCCATGATCAAGCTCAAGGTGGGCGGGGACATCAATGACGACCGCCGGCGCATGGCCTTGGCCCGCGAAGCCGTAGGCGGCCTGCCCATTGCTATTGATGCCAACCAGCGGTGGGAGGTGTCCGAAGCGGTCGAGTGGGTCAATCAGCTGGCAGAATTCAGCCCCTACTGGATCGAGGAACCCACCAGCACCGACGACGTCCTGGGCCACGCCGAGATCCGCAGGGGCGTTGCACCGGTCCGGGTGGCCACCGGGGAAGCAGTGCAGAGCCGCATCGTCTTCAAGCAGCTGCTCCAGGCCGGCGCCATCGACGTGCTCCAGCTCGACTCAACCCGCGTGGCCGGCGTCAACGAGAACATCGCCATCCTGCTGCTGGCCGCCAAATTCGGGGTGCCCGTCTGCCCGCACGCCGGCGGCGTGGGCCTGTGCGAGCTGGTCCAGCACTTCTCCTTCTTCGACTACGCCGTGGTGGGCCGCAGCCAGGAAAACCGCATGATCGAATTCGTGGACCACCTGCACGAGCACTTCGCGGAACCCGTCAGGATCGTCGACGGCCGCTATGCCGCACCGGAACTGCCCGGCACCGGCGCGGAGATGCTCAGTGCCTCCCGCACCCGCTGGGAATTCCCCAACGGCGCCGGATGGCAGGAAGTGGGCGACCGCGCCGCCGTCACCGGAGCAGCCCTGGCCCCTGCCGGAGCGGTCCAATGA
- a CDS encoding GntR family transcriptional regulator, whose product MPPRQPSETSRGKAAVPDVYSAMRASILEGEIAPGTRINIDAVARSLGVSQTPVREVLQRLEGDNLVVYNPGRGYSTTPLLDLPELRSLFEFRLLVEPWAARAAAVDRLANPAGALEKELGSFRSAMKRSKDLRQDLVAHDTRFHDTILAASGNPVVRHAFAQTHCHLHTFRLYPADVDGAITVAEHTAVREAIEACDPEGAEAAMTTHIRNSFDRFAQAFEVELAPLEDSGPPRTHIIT is encoded by the coding sequence GTGCCCCCACGTCAACCGTCCGAAACCTCCCGCGGCAAGGCCGCCGTGCCCGACGTCTATTCGGCGATGCGTGCCTCAATCCTGGAAGGCGAGATAGCGCCCGGCACCCGGATCAACATTGACGCCGTCGCCCGCAGCCTGGGGGTGTCCCAGACTCCCGTCCGCGAGGTGCTGCAGCGGCTCGAAGGCGACAACCTGGTGGTCTACAACCCCGGCCGGGGATACAGCACCACCCCGCTGCTGGACCTGCCGGAACTCCGCTCGCTGTTTGAATTCCGGCTCCTGGTGGAACCGTGGGCGGCCCGCGCGGCCGCTGTTGACCGCCTCGCCAATCCGGCCGGCGCCCTGGAGAAGGAACTGGGCAGCTTCCGGAGCGCCATGAAGCGGAGCAAGGACCTCCGGCAGGACCTGGTGGCCCATGACACCCGTTTCCACGACACCATCCTTGCCGCCTCCGGAAACCCCGTGGTCCGGCATGCCTTTGCCCAGACCCACTGCCACCTGCACACCTTCCGGCTGTACCCGGCGGATGTGGACGGGGCCATTACGGTGGCTGAGCATACGGCGGTGAGGGAGGCTATCGAGGCGTGCGATCCGGAGGGGGCGGAGGCGGCCATGACGACGCATATCCGCAATTCCTTTGACCGCTTTGCGCAGGCCTTTGAGGTTGAGCTCGCCCCGCTGGAGGACAGTGGACCGCCGCGCACGCACATCATCACCTAG
- a CDS encoding trypsin-like peptidase domain-containing protein, with product MSQANDPRRSCRPRTVLAGGLLTAALALSGCTGSPAPPTPGTSSPGQPSPSAPASGTSASAAPTAGAGPDSGTAAGNLPQLVENLSPSVVTIFTQGGLGSGVVYSADGLILTNEHVVRGATTVEVGFADGQRVEGTVKASDAVTDLALVQAKRTGLPKPTYQSTLPKVGEGALVLGSPLGFENTATAGIISGLHRSIPGSASNSLSLVDLIQTDAPISPGNSGGAVINMRGEVIGISEAYIPPSAGAVSLGFAIPAATAVDVAEELLANGTAKHAYLGLTPGELTAQIAAQLGIQGGSGVVVLAADTDGPAGKAGIRPGDVLQSMEGVELTTPEKLLAELRKRNPGDTVGFKVKRGDQNLDIKVDLTDRPATTTTR from the coding sequence ATGAGCCAGGCCAATGATCCACGGCGTTCATGCCGGCCCCGGACAGTACTCGCGGGCGGACTCCTGACCGCAGCCCTGGCACTTAGCGGCTGCACCGGCTCGCCTGCTCCCCCAACCCCTGGCACCTCCTCCCCAGGCCAGCCATCGCCGTCGGCCCCGGCCTCCGGGACTTCCGCTTCGGCAGCGCCAACCGCCGGCGCAGGCCCGGACTCCGGAACCGCAGCCGGCAACCTGCCCCAGCTCGTGGAAAACCTCTCCCCATCAGTGGTCACCATCTTCACCCAGGGCGGCCTGGGCAGCGGCGTGGTCTACTCCGCCGACGGACTGATCCTCACCAACGAGCACGTGGTCCGGGGCGCAACCACCGTGGAGGTCGGATTTGCCGACGGGCAGCGCGTGGAAGGGACAGTCAAAGCAAGCGACGCCGTGACGGATCTGGCCCTGGTGCAGGCCAAGCGCACCGGCCTGCCGAAACCCACGTACCAAAGCACCCTGCCCAAGGTAGGCGAAGGCGCACTGGTCCTGGGTTCCCCGCTCGGATTCGAGAACACGGCCACCGCAGGCATCATTTCCGGGCTGCACCGTTCCATTCCAGGCTCCGCATCCAACAGCCTCTCCCTGGTGGACCTCATCCAGACGGACGCACCCATCAGCCCCGGCAACTCCGGCGGTGCCGTGATCAACATGCGCGGCGAGGTGATCGGCATCAGCGAGGCGTACATCCCGCCGTCAGCCGGGGCGGTCTCCCTTGGCTTCGCCATCCCGGCCGCCACCGCAGTAGACGTGGCGGAGGAACTGCTGGCCAACGGCACCGCCAAGCACGCCTACCTGGGCCTCACCCCGGGCGAACTGACGGCCCAGATCGCCGCCCAGCTGGGCATCCAGGGAGGATCCGGAGTGGTGGTCCTCGCCGCGGACACGGACGGCCCGGCAGGCAAGGCAGGAATCCGCCCCGGGGACGTCCTGCAGTCCATGGAGGGCGTTGAGCTCACCACGCCCGAAAAGCTCCTGGCGGAACTGCGCAAGCGTAACCCCGGCGACACCGTAGGCTTCAAGGTCAAGCGGGGCGACCAAAACCTGGATATCAAGGTTGACCTCACCGACCGGCCTGCCACTACAACCACCCGATAG
- a CDS encoding TetR/AcrR family transcriptional regulator, translating into MPSTTDTSSPGSANGTAKRGRPGYDQQSVLRIAVDVFNRHGYDATSMGILADNLGISKSAIYHHVPSKGDLLKLALDHALGGLEAILEQPEATSGAADTRLEFVLRQTVAVLVDRLPFVTLLLRLRGNTEIERDALERRRTFDHKVAVLISAARDEGSLRQDIDPRTVTRLLFGMINSIVEWYKPGGSLSPQRLADDVITMAFDGLHADV; encoded by the coding sequence ATGCCCAGCACCACCGATACTTCCAGCCCCGGCTCAGCCAACGGAACAGCAAAGCGCGGCCGCCCCGGCTACGACCAGCAGTCCGTGCTGCGCATCGCCGTCGACGTCTTCAACCGCCATGGCTACGACGCCACCTCGATGGGGATCCTGGCGGACAACCTGGGCATCTCCAAGTCCGCCATCTACCACCACGTGCCGTCCAAGGGCGACCTCCTCAAGCTTGCCCTTGACCACGCCCTGGGCGGCCTTGAGGCCATCCTCGAGCAGCCGGAGGCCACTTCAGGGGCTGCCGACACCCGGCTGGAATTCGTGCTCCGGCAGACGGTGGCCGTGCTGGTGGACCGCCTGCCATTCGTCACCCTGCTGCTGCGACTGCGGGGCAACACGGAAATTGAACGGGACGCCCTGGAACGCCGCCGGACCTTCGACCACAAAGTGGCCGTACTGATTTCCGCCGCGCGCGATGAGGGCTCGCTCCGCCAGGACATCGATCCCCGGACCGTCACCCGTCTCCTGTTCGGCATGATCAACTCGATCGTGGAGTGGTACAAACCGGGCGGCTCCCTCTCCCCGCAGCGGCTTGCGGACGACGTCATCACCATGGCGTTCGACGGCCTCCATGCGGACGTGTAG
- a CDS encoding hotdog fold thioesterase, with amino-acid sequence MAETTLSGATHPILENDYASEWMGIEVLALSDGHATIRMTLRQEMLNGFGMAHGGMIFAFGDTAFALACNPIHPAPGEEGTITVASGVDINFLKPAFRGQVLTAVADRRSSAGRSGLYDIQIFAADAAAPAAEGQPSSSTPGELIAEFRGRSRTIPKK; translated from the coding sequence ATGGCTGAAACTACACTTTCCGGGGCCACCCACCCCATCCTGGAAAACGACTACGCCTCCGAATGGATGGGGATTGAGGTCCTCGCCCTCAGCGACGGCCACGCCACCATCCGGATGACGCTCCGGCAGGAAATGCTCAACGGCTTCGGCATGGCCCACGGCGGAATGATCTTCGCCTTCGGCGACACCGCCTTCGCCCTGGCGTGCAACCCCATCCACCCTGCACCCGGCGAGGAAGGCACCATCACCGTCGCTTCCGGCGTCGACATCAACTTCCTCAAGCCCGCCTTCCGGGGCCAGGTGCTCACCGCAGTGGCCGACCGCCGCTCCAGCGCCGGCCGCAGCGGCCTGTACGACATCCAGATCTTCGCCGCCGACGCCGCTGCGCCGGCCGCCGAAGGCCAGCCCAGTTCCAGCACCCCGGGCGAGCTCATCGCCGAGTTCCGCGGACGCAGCCGCACCATCCCCAAGAAGTAG
- a CDS encoding MFS transporter, translating into MTTLGSKTSITNPSRQPRLMTRKRWVIIWLAFIGLSINYLDRSSLSVALPFMGKDFELSATQQGLIFAAFFWAYDFFQLAAGWYVDKVGPRRSFSLAALWWSVFTMVTAAASSFWSLFAARFLLGIGESPAPSTAAKVVATWFPVRERAFATSIWDSGSRVGAVIALPIVTLIVAFTSWHAVFIIIGILGIIWAAVWWKYYRSPEEHTGANAAEISYIQEGGARGAASDDESAAKLPWRSLFKYRTILSMMFGFFCLNSAIYFFITFFPSYLVKERGFDLLKLGFFGAIPGICAVLFGWLGGYLADRAVRAGSPVSKVRKTAIAGGLAGGSVIMFAALVPEAWMALALLSVAYSSLTVAATGIWSLPADVAPSSRHVGSIGGLQNFASNLAGIFTPILIGVLVDQTGSFVAPLAVIGAISLIGAANYLFVIGKIEPLKVKAAA; encoded by the coding sequence ATGACTACGCTCGGAAGTAAGACCTCCATTACCAATCCATCCCGGCAGCCCCGCCTCATGACCCGCAAGCGCTGGGTCATCATCTGGCTTGCCTTCATCGGCCTCAGCATCAACTACCTCGACCGGTCCAGCCTCAGCGTCGCCCTGCCCTTCATGGGCAAGGACTTCGAGCTCAGCGCCACCCAGCAGGGGCTGATCTTCGCTGCCTTCTTCTGGGCCTACGACTTCTTCCAGCTCGCCGCCGGCTGGTACGTGGACAAGGTGGGCCCCCGCCGCTCCTTCTCCCTGGCCGCACTGTGGTGGTCCGTCTTCACCATGGTGACGGCGGCAGCCTCCAGCTTCTGGTCCCTGTTCGCCGCACGGTTCCTCCTGGGCATCGGCGAAAGCCCCGCACCCAGCACCGCCGCCAAGGTGGTGGCCACCTGGTTCCCCGTCCGGGAACGCGCCTTCGCCACCAGCATCTGGGACTCCGGATCACGGGTCGGGGCCGTCATCGCACTGCCCATCGTTACCCTGATTGTCGCCTTCACCTCCTGGCACGCGGTCTTCATCATCATCGGCATCCTTGGAATTATCTGGGCCGCCGTCTGGTGGAAGTACTACCGCAGCCCGGAGGAGCACACCGGCGCGAACGCGGCAGAGATCAGCTACATCCAGGAAGGCGGCGCCCGCGGCGCGGCCAGTGATGACGAAAGCGCAGCCAAGCTGCCCTGGCGTTCGCTCTTCAAGTACCGCACCATCCTCAGCATGATGTTCGGCTTCTTCTGCCTGAACAGCGCCATCTACTTCTTCATCACGTTCTTCCCCAGCTACCTGGTCAAGGAACGCGGCTTCGACCTCCTCAAGCTCGGCTTCTTCGGCGCCATCCCCGGCATCTGCGCGGTCCTGTTCGGCTGGCTCGGCGGATACCTGGCCGACCGTGCCGTCCGTGCAGGATCACCGGTCAGCAAGGTCCGCAAGACAGCCATCGCCGGAGGCCTGGCCGGCGGCTCGGTCATCATGTTCGCCGCCTTGGTTCCGGAAGCCTGGATGGCCCTGGCCCTGCTGTCCGTCGCCTACTCCAGCCTCACGGTGGCCGCGACCGGCATCTGGTCGCTGCCGGCCGACGTCGCCCCCAGCTCCCGCCACGTCGGCTCGATCGGCGGCCTCCAGAACTTCGCTTCGAACCTGGCCGGCATCTTCACGCCCATCCTGATCGGCGTGCTGGTGGACCAGACCGGATCCTTCGTGGCACCGCTGGCCGTGATTGGCGCAATCTCCCTTATCGGCGCGGCCAACTACCTGTTCGTCATCGGCAAGATCGAGCCGCTGAAGGTCAAGGCAGCCGCCTAG